The Nocardia sp. NBC_00508 nucleotide sequence CTGCGAGCCCCGCGCCCGGCCGGTACCCTCTAATCGAGTCGGTCACAGTAGCCGAACTCGGCAGCGGCCCCGGTTCGAGGTGAGGTGGTTCGGCATGTCGGAGGCAGTGCCCTTCTCGACGCAAATCCGCACCGCCACCGCGCGACAGCATGCGGAGGCGGAGAACTCGCGGTTCATGAGCGATATGCTCGGCGGCGCACTGGGCGTCGACTCCTATCACCGCTACACCGGTCAACTCTGGTTCATCTACCGCGCGCTCGAACAACGCTGGCACACGCTGGCCGAAGACCCGACCGCAGGACCGTTCATCCGGCCCGAACTCGCCCGCAGCGCCGAACTCGAGCGGGACCTCGCCCATCTCATCGGCCCTGCTTGGCGCACCGGCCTGGAACCGCTGCCCGCGACCGCCGCCTATGCCGAGCGCATCGACGAGTGCGCCCGCGACTGGCCCGCCGGCTACATCGCGCACCACTACACCCGCTATCTCGGCGATCTGTCCGGCGGACAGGTCATCCGCGGCACCGCGGAGAAGCTGTGGAATCTGCCGCACCGCGGCGACGGCGTCCGCTTCTACGTCTTCGACGGCGTCGGCAACCCCGCGGCGTTCAAGCGGGAGTACCGCGGGCTGCTCGACCGCCTCTCGCTCGACGACCTGGAGCGCCGCCGCGTGCTCGACGAGGGCAAGCGCGCCTTCGCGATGAATACCGAGGTCTTCCAGGAGCTGGCCGAGGAGTTCCCGGCCGCGCAATAGCCATGCGGCGCGGACATTTCCGGCTGCGCGGACGGCTGCGACATGGGACAGTCGTGGCATGAGAGCGCGCCGTCGCATCGCGGTGATTCTTGCGGGTCTGGTTGGTATCGGTCTGATCGGGGGCTGTGGCGTAGCGTCCGATCCGAGCACAGGTCCCGCTCCGTCGGCGCCGCCGATCGTGCCGTTGATCTCGACGGACGATCTGCGCCCCGCGCAGCCGGACGAGGTGCACCTGTTCAGCCTCAACGACCTGCATGGAAACCTGCAGCCGCCGAGCGGGTCCACGGGCAAGATCGCGGGATACGACGCGGGCGGCGCGGCCTATCTCGCCACCCATCTGGCGCGACTGAAGGCCGCGTATCCGGCAAGCGTCGTGCTGGCGGCCGGGGACAACATCGGAGCGAGCCCGCTGGTCTCCGGGCTGTTCCACGACGAGCCCACGATCACCTTCCTGAACAACGTCGGAGTGGCCGCATCCGCGGTCGGCAATCACGAATTCGACGACGGGGTAAGGGAATTGACGCGGCTGCAGCAGGGCGGCTGCGCCCTGGACGGATGTTCTCCCGGGGCGCCGTTCACCGGCGCGAGGTTCCCCTACCTGGCCGCGAACGTCGCCGACGCCCAGGGCAACCTGCCGCCCGCACTGCGCCCATGGACATTGCTCGAGGTGGGCGGGCACAAGATCGGCGTGGTCGGGACGGTCACGCCCGATACGGCGAATATCGTGCTGCCCGAAGGCATTCGGGGATATCTCTTCGGCGACCAAGCCGCCGCGGTCAACCGCTACGTCCCGGACATGAAGGCGGCGGGCGCCGAGGCGATCGTGGCGCTCGTGCACGACGGCGGCTCCCAACGGCCGGAGCGGGACACGCCGCTCGACTACAACGGATGCGCGAACATCACGCCGAACGTCACCGGGCTGGCCGAGCGGGTCGACCCCGCCGTCCGCGCGGTGATCACCGGTCACAGCCATCAGCCCTATGTGTGCGCCATCGGCGACAAGGTGGTCACCCAGGCGGCCTCGTACGGACGATTGATCAGCGACATCACCCTGCGTTTCGGCGCCGACGGCGTCCAGGTCTCCGCGGTCAACCGGGTAGTCACCCGGGAGGTGACGCCGGATGATCGGACGAACGCGCTCATCGACTTCTACGCCGAGCAGGCGCGGCCGCGCGCGAGCCGAGTGGTGGGCGCGACCGCCGACGCTCTCCCGCACGGCCCGCGCCCGGCGGGCACCTCGCCGCTGGGCGACGTGATCGCCGATTCCATGCTGTCGGTGACCGCGGGCCCGGCCGCGGCCGTCGCCGCGTTCATGAACCCGGGCGGCGTGCGCGCCGATCTGAAGCAGGGACCGATCACCTATGGCGACATCTTCACCGTTCAACCATTCGGCAACCAGGTCGTCACGCTCACCCTGACCGGCAGCCAGATCCTGCGTCTACTGGAACAGCAGTGGAACAACCCCGGCAAGGCGACCGTGCTGTCCACGGCCGGTCTCACCTATTCCTACTCCGATACCGCCCCTACCGGCGCAAAGGTGATCGCGGGCAGCGTCCGCGTCGGCAGCGAGCCGCTCAACCCCGTCGCCGTCTACCGCATCACGACCAACAGCTTTCTCGCCTCCGGCGGCGACGGATTCACTGTCTTCGCCGAAGGCACCGACACCGCTGCGGGCCCGACCGACCTGGACGCCTTCGAAACCTTCCTGCGCGACAGGCCGCCGCTGCAGGCGCCGC carries:
- a CDS encoding biliverdin-producing heme oxygenase; this translates as MSEAVPFSTQIRTATARQHAEAENSRFMSDMLGGALGVDSYHRYTGQLWFIYRALEQRWHTLAEDPTAGPFIRPELARSAELERDLAHLIGPAWRTGLEPLPATAAYAERIDECARDWPAGYIAHHYTRYLGDLSGGQVIRGTAEKLWNLPHRGDGVRFYVFDGVGNPAAFKREYRGLLDRLSLDDLERRRVLDEGKRAFAMNTEVFQELAEEFPAAQ
- a CDS encoding bifunctional metallophosphatase/5'-nucleotidase, which gives rise to MRARRRIAVILAGLVGIGLIGGCGVASDPSTGPAPSAPPIVPLISTDDLRPAQPDEVHLFSLNDLHGNLQPPSGSTGKIAGYDAGGAAYLATHLARLKAAYPASVVLAAGDNIGASPLVSGLFHDEPTITFLNNVGVAASAVGNHEFDDGVRELTRLQQGGCALDGCSPGAPFTGARFPYLAANVADAQGNLPPALRPWTLLEVGGHKIGVVGTVTPDTANIVLPEGIRGYLFGDQAAAVNRYVPDMKAAGAEAIVALVHDGGSQRPERDTPLDYNGCANITPNVTGLAERVDPAVRAVITGHSHQPYVCAIGDKVVTQAASYGRLISDITLRFGADGVQVSAVNRVVTREVTPDDRTNALIDFYAEQARPRASRVVGATADALPHGPRPAGTSPLGDVIADSMLSVTAGPAAAVAAFMNPGGVRADLKQGPITYGDIFTVQPFGNQVVTLTLTGSQILRLLEQQWNNPGKATVLSTAGLTYSYSDTAPTGAKVIAGSVRVGSEPLNPVAVYRITTNSFLASGGDGFTVFAEGTDTAAGPTDLDAFETFLRDRPPLQAPPARVEKK